In a genomic window of Pedobacter sp. KBS0701:
- the idi gene encoding isopentenyl-diphosphate Delta-isomerase: protein MEEQVILVDQEDVPKGQMDKMEAHEKGLLHRAFSVFIFNSKCELLLQQRAMNKYHSSGLWTNTCCSHPRIGESSIQGANRRLMEEMGIACELNFLFKFTYKAIFENGLTEHEIDHVFFGMSDKLPVINQDEVASFKYVDLDTLANDIAVNPDAYTPWLRICLDEVIAHASTAKIKNGHTA, encoded by the coding sequence ATGGAAGAGCAGGTTATTCTGGTTGATCAGGAAGATGTGCCGAAAGGGCAGATGGATAAAATGGAAGCGCATGAAAAAGGTTTATTGCATCGTGCCTTTTCTGTTTTTATTTTTAATTCTAAATGTGAATTGTTGTTGCAACAAAGAGCGATGAACAAATACCATTCGAGTGGCTTATGGACGAATACGTGCTGCAGTCATCCACGGATTGGAGAAAGTAGTATCCAGGGGGCTAACAGGAGATTGATGGAAGAAATGGGTATTGCCTGCGAGTTAAACTTTTTGTTTAAATTTACATATAAAGCAATATTTGAAAATGGCTTAACGGAACACGAGATAGACCATGTTTTTTTTGGCATGAGCGATAAATTACCAGTTATAAATCAGGATGAAGTAGCCTCCTTTAAATATGTGGATTTGGATACTTTAGCAAATGATATTGCGGTTAATCCAGATGCCTATACACCTTGGTTAAGAATCTGTTTAGATGAAGTAATTGCACATGCATCAACGGCTAAAATAAAAAACGGGCATACAGCCTAA
- a CDS encoding KTSC domain-containing protein, protein MPSSVIKYFSYDTATETLKIIFVTGMVYLYKNVPGKIYEMLKASGSKGRYFNSKIKDKYKFQKLEEE, encoded by the coding sequence ATGCCGTCATCAGTAATCAAATACTTTAGTTATGATACAGCTACAGAAACATTAAAAATCATTTTTGTAACCGGTATGGTTTATTTGTATAAGAATGTTCCAGGAAAGATTTACGAGATGTTAAAGGCATCCGGATCAAAAGGGAGATATTTTAACAGTAAAATTAAAGATAAATATAAGTTCCAGAAACTGGAGGAAGAATAA
- a CDS encoding HipA family kinase, which yields MNDLQLRTVNVTRYVTPLREGGSMPAIAEADDNFLYVLKFRGAGQGPRALIAELIGGEIARYLGLRVPELVFANLDEAFGRTEPDEEIQDLLKASIGLNLALHYLSGAITFDPTVTTVDAKLASQIVWLDCFLTNMDRTCRNTNMLLWHKELWLIDHGAALYFHHSWQNWEEQAIKPFFLVKDHVLLPWASELESVNEEFSKLLNPEKIAAIINLIPDNWLEGETNFESRVEHRNAYKHFLSTRLAHSTIFLKEAQHAREILI from the coding sequence ATGAACGATTTACAACTTAGAACGGTAAATGTAACCAGATACGTTACGCCTTTGCGCGAAGGTGGCTCGATGCCCGCCATTGCCGAGGCTGATGATAACTTTTTATATGTACTGAAATTTAGAGGAGCAGGACAGGGTCCGCGGGCTTTAATTGCCGAACTAATTGGTGGCGAAATTGCCCGTTATTTAGGTTTGCGTGTACCGGAGTTGGTTTTTGCTAATTTGGATGAAGCTTTTGGGAGAACAGAGCCCGACGAAGAAATTCAGGATTTGTTAAAAGCCAGTATAGGCTTAAATTTGGCATTACATTATTTATCAGGAGCGATAACGTTCGATCCAACAGTAACTACTGTGGATGCTAAACTTGCTTCGCAAATTGTATGGCTTGATTGTTTTTTGACCAATATGGACCGTACCTGCAGAAATACCAATATGTTACTGTGGCATAAAGAACTTTGGTTAATAGACCATGGTGCCGCATTATATTTTCATCATTCCTGGCAAAATTGGGAAGAGCAGGCCATTAAACCTTTCTTTTTGGTAAAAGACCATGTATTGTTGCCATGGGCTTCTGAACTGGAAAGTGTAAATGAAGAATTTAGTAAACTACTCAATCCTGAAAAGATAGCAGCGATAATTAATTTAATTCCTGATAACTGGCTGGAAGGCGAAACGAATTTTGAAAGCAGAGTGGAGCATCGCAATGCCTATAAACATTTCCTTTCTACCAGGTTAGCTCATTCAACTATATTTTTAAAAGAAGCACAGCATGCCAGAGAAATTCTTATTTGA
- a CDS encoding DUF3037 domain-containing protein — protein sequence MPEKFLFEYAVIRVMPRVEREEFINVGVILFCARQKYLKSVFTLDEQKIKAFSTEIDLHELKENLCAFERISTAAKGSGPIGQYDQASRFRWLTATRSTVVQCSKVHPGFCDDAEETLLRLHQELVL from the coding sequence ATGCCAGAGAAATTCTTATTTGAGTACGCTGTAATTCGTGTAATGCCAAGGGTAGAACGTGAAGAATTTATTAATGTGGGTGTTATTTTGTTTTGTGCCAGGCAAAAGTATTTAAAAAGTGTGTTCACGCTTGATGAGCAAAAAATAAAGGCCTTTTCTACTGAAATAGATTTACATGAACTCAAAGAAAACTTATGTGCTTTTGAAAGAATAAGTACGGCCGCAAAAGGATCTGGCCCCATTGGTCAATACGATCAGGCGTCTCGTTTTAGGTGGCTTACGGCAACCAGAAGTACTGTAGTGCAATGCTCAAAAGTGCACCCCGGATTTTGTGACGATGCGGAAGAGACTTTATTGAGGTTGCACCAGGAGCTGGTTTTATAG
- a CDS encoding AAA domain-containing protein: protein MPKEYFKKLQDLLDTERNEDLQSYLKLTENTSAADRRALGLTWYPIAIRNTEIGRGDYLTIELERTTHQDFSHQFRFGAAVVLFSNHDAKEDRVEGIINHQSGNRMKISLRVDELPDWTRDGKLGVDLLFDNNSYDEMQNALKQATHLAENESENKLIHILTKGEKPSFQGEEKFIIPNTLNDSQQLAVNKIIAADHLAVVHGPPGTGKTTTLVHAIKSLVKHSDQKILVVAPSNTAVDLLTEKLAAEGLKVIRVGNPARVSERLLAATLDHQMADHPEMKTIKVLKKQASEYKNMAHKYKRSFGKAERDQRKALFDEAHKIGKEVEKTEQYIMDNLFTKAQIITATLVGANHYTVRNLKYNTIVIDEAGQALEPACWIPILKAQKVILAGDHFQLSPTIKSNEAARNGLGTTLLEKAVNLHPESVVLLNEQYRMNKDIMGYSSRVFYKNALKAHQSVADNLLFTGDEPIQFIDTAGCSYDEKLDGTSTTNPDEAAFLVKHLTHLVAGLMDQTSTESFPSIAIVSPYKQQVQILNALVQENEILIPYRNKISVNTIDSFQGQERDVVYISLTRSNSDGSIGFLSDTRRMNVAMTRARKKLVVIGDSATLSKSNFYAEFIHYAEQLNAYHSAWEFIDL from the coding sequence TTGCCAAAAGAATATTTCAAAAAACTCCAGGATCTGCTAGATACCGAACGCAACGAAGATTTACAATCGTACCTAAAACTTACTGAAAATACTTCGGCTGCTGATAGGAGAGCCCTGGGTTTAACCTGGTACCCTATTGCAATCAGGAATACAGAAATAGGCCGGGGTGATTATTTAACCATTGAGCTGGAAAGAACTACCCATCAGGATTTTTCCCATCAGTTCCGTTTTGGCGCTGCTGTGGTATTATTTTCTAATCACGATGCCAAAGAAGACCGGGTAGAGGGGATTATCAATCATCAAAGTGGCAACAGGATGAAAATCAGCTTGCGTGTGGATGAACTGCCAGACTGGACCAGAGATGGCAAACTCGGCGTTGATTTACTTTTTGATAATAATAGTTATGATGAAATGCAGAATGCCCTTAAACAGGCTACGCATTTGGCAGAGAATGAATCGGAAAATAAACTGATCCATATTTTAACGAAAGGAGAAAAACCTTCATTTCAGGGAGAAGAGAAATTTATCATTCCCAATACACTAAACGACTCGCAGCAATTAGCCGTGAATAAAATTATTGCAGCCGATCATCTGGCTGTGGTTCATGGTCCGCCAGGCACCGGAAAAACAACAACACTAGTACATGCTATAAAATCGTTGGTTAAACACAGTGATCAAAAAATTCTGGTGGTGGCACCAAGTAATACTGCGGTTGATTTACTTACGGAGAAGTTAGCTGCTGAAGGGTTAAAAGTAATCCGTGTGGGTAACCCGGCAAGGGTTTCGGAAAGATTGCTTGCGGCTACGCTCGATCATCAAATGGCCGATCATCCGGAGATGAAAACCATTAAAGTTTTAAAAAAACAGGCCAGTGAGTATAAAAATATGGCCCACAAATATAAACGTAGTTTTGGCAAAGCAGAACGCGACCAACGCAAGGCCTTGTTTGATGAAGCACACAAAATTGGAAAAGAAGTAGAAAAAACCGAACAGTATATTATGGATAATCTGTTTACCAAAGCACAGATTATTACTGCTACACTGGTAGGGGCTAACCATTATACCGTTCGGAATTTAAAATATAATACGATTGTGATTGATGAGGCGGGACAGGCCTTAGAACCAGCCTGCTGGATACCGATTTTAAAGGCGCAGAAAGTAATCTTGGCCGGGGATCATTTCCAGCTTTCGCCAACCATAAAATCAAATGAGGCAGCCAGAAATGGTTTAGGTACCACTTTATTAGAAAAAGCTGTAAATCTTCATCCAGAATCGGTTGTGTTGTTAAATGAACAATACAGGATGAACAAAGATATTATGGGTTATTCGTCCAGGGTATTTTACAAAAATGCATTAAAAGCCCATCAGTCTGTTGCCGATAATTTATTATTTACCGGTGATGAACCGATCCAGTTTATCGATACGGCAGGTTGTAGTTACGACGAAAAATTAGACGGAACCAGCACAACCAACCCTGATGAAGCTGCGTTTTTGGTTAAACATCTTACGCATCTGGTTGCTGGTTTGATGGATCAAACCTCAACTGAAAGCTTTCCATCTATTGCTATTGTTTCTCCATATAAACAACAGGTTCAGATTTTAAATGCCCTGGTTCAGGAAAATGAAATTTTAATTCCATATCGAAATAAAATTTCGGTAAATACAATAGATAGTTTCCAGGGGCAGGAACGTGATGTGGTTTATATCAGCCTGACCAGAAGTAATAGCGATGGAAGTATAGGGTTTTTATCAGATACGAGGCGAATGAACGTGGCCATGACGAGGGCCAGGAAAAAGCTGGTTGTGATTGGGGATAGCGCTACATTATCGAAATCTAATTTTTATGCAGAATTTATTCACTATGCAGAACAATTGAATGCCTACCACAGTGCCTGGGAGTTTATAGACCTGTAA
- a CDS encoding DNA topoisomerase 3 gives MKIVIAEKPSVGRELAKVFGATTRKDGYIEGKGYSFTWAFGHLLQLAPPQDYGFIGWRKQHLPMLPQKFKLAVRKIKTKDGFVEDPAVRKQLDTIKKLFDEASEIIVATDAGREGELIFRYIYYYLKCKKPFKRLWISSQTDEAIKDGFRNLKPGTDYDTLFNSAHCRSESDWLVGMNATQALSISAGNRTVLSLGRVQTPTLAMICARFLEIKNFVPQTYYQISILLAKDEQVFKAISTSNYKEKEEVEKLFALVEDVASGFPTGGNITAVEAKPRKEPPPLLHDLSSLQQEANKKKGYTADQTLNILQNLYESKLVSYPRTGSRYIGDDVFAGVPDLIAKFTDHADFGKQAQFLQTIALNKRSVNAKKVTDHHAVLPTGEQAYGLSPDKQAVYDMVVGRMIEAFHQECIKELTKITIQSGVTFVANGTVIRSAGWRAVFNDPEDDKKDEDNAALPKVAVGEQLPVTEKSLLEKQTKPKPMYNEASLLKALETCGKEIEDEELRYAMKDSGLGTPATRASIIETLITREYITREKRNLVPTNKGLAVYEVVKDKQIAQAELTGQWEKRLEEIRSGSSVKDFKSEITEYTKTITHELLIAGASISGKLEEEKKLEKV, from the coding sequence ATGAAGATTGTAATTGCAGAAAAGCCTTCTGTTGGTCGCGAACTTGCTAAAGTTTTTGGAGCAACCACCAGAAAAGATGGATACATTGAAGGTAAAGGATATTCTTTTACCTGGGCATTTGGACACTTATTACAATTAGCTCCTCCTCAGGATTATGGTTTTATTGGCTGGAGGAAGCAGCATTTACCCATGCTTCCACAAAAATTCAAACTTGCTGTCAGAAAAATTAAAACGAAAGATGGTTTTGTAGAAGATCCAGCAGTACGCAAACAATTAGATACGATAAAAAAACTTTTTGATGAGGCCAGCGAAATTATTGTGGCAACGGATGCAGGGCGTGAGGGTGAATTAATTTTCAGGTACATTTATTATTACCTGAAATGCAAAAAACCATTCAAACGCCTTTGGATCTCTTCACAAACAGATGAAGCCATAAAAGATGGATTCAGAAATTTAAAACCCGGAACAGATTACGATACTTTATTTAATTCAGCCCATTGTCGCTCGGAGTCGGATTGGCTGGTGGGCATGAATGCTACTCAGGCACTAAGTATTTCTGCAGGCAATAGAACAGTTCTTTCTTTGGGAAGGGTACAAACACCTACTCTAGCCATGATCTGTGCCCGTTTTTTAGAGATTAAAAATTTCGTTCCTCAAACCTATTACCAGATCAGCATTTTACTGGCTAAAGATGAACAGGTTTTCAAGGCGATATCAACCTCGAACTATAAGGAAAAGGAAGAGGTAGAAAAGTTATTTGCGCTTGTAGAGGATGTGGCCTCTGGCTTTCCAACAGGTGGAAACATTACTGCTGTAGAAGCTAAACCAAGAAAAGAGCCCCCTCCGCTACTGCACGATTTAAGCAGTTTGCAGCAGGAAGCCAATAAGAAAAAAGGATATACTGCGGATCAAACACTTAATATCCTGCAGAACCTGTATGAGAGTAAATTGGTTTCTTATCCCCGTACCGGATCGCGCTATATTGGTGATGATGTTTTTGCCGGCGTTCCGGATCTGATTGCTAAATTCACCGATCATGCTGATTTTGGAAAACAGGCACAGTTTCTGCAAACCATTGCCTTAAATAAACGAAGTGTTAATGCTAAAAAAGTAACCGATCACCATGCTGTTTTACCGACAGGCGAACAGGCTTATGGATTGAGTCCGGATAAACAAGCGGTATACGATATGGTTGTTGGACGTATGATCGAGGCATTTCACCAGGAATGTATCAAGGAGTTAACCAAAATAACCATTCAATCAGGAGTTACTTTTGTGGCCAACGGAACCGTAATCCGATCTGCAGGCTGGCGGGCTGTTTTTAACGACCCTGAAGATGATAAGAAGGATGAAGACAATGCAGCATTACCAAAAGTTGCTGTTGGCGAACAATTGCCTGTCACAGAAAAATCTCTTTTAGAAAAACAAACGAAACCTAAGCCAATGTACAACGAAGCTTCCTTATTAAAAGCGCTCGAAACATGCGGCAAGGAGATTGAAGATGAAGAATTACGCTACGCCATGAAAGATAGTGGTTTAGGTACGCCGGCAACACGTGCATCCATTATCGAAACCTTAATTACCAGAGAATATATTACAAGGGAAAAGCGAAATCTTGTCCCTACCAATAAAGGTTTGGCTGTTTACGAAGTAGTGAAGGATAAACAGATCGCACAGGCTGAACTTACCGGACAATGGGAAAAAAGACTGGAAGAAATCCGCTCAGGTTCATCAGTAAAAGATTTTAAATCCGAAATTACAGAATACACCAAAACCATTACGCACGAACTATTGATTGCAGGGGCAAGTATATCGGGCAAGCTTGAAGAAGAAAAGAAACTGGAAAAGGTTTAA
- a CDS encoding murein L,D-transpeptidase catalytic domain family protein, with the protein MKKYILDIATIFLAGMSIVGTSWKAIDRPQIQQDTIKNIAADSLYNQYILNIYHEIHLDSAGLNEQVFEKALTGFYNMKYSGLLHAKPILTIADFDQESTKKRLYIIDLACKKLILNTWVAHGQNSGGDKPSSFSNNINSNQSSLGFYLTGEIYNGKHGRSLKLDGMDQGFNSNARERSIVVHGASYVSQKSIDELGRLGRSQGCPAVPAKLADHVINTISDRTVLFINNSEQLYYSSFLNETLASSVALNQSQFFASQMD; encoded by the coding sequence ATGAAGAAATACATCCTGGACATTGCTACGATTTTTTTAGCGGGTATGAGCATTGTCGGAACAAGTTGGAAAGCGATAGATCGACCCCAGATACAACAAGATACGATTAAAAATATAGCGGCAGACAGTCTGTACAATCAATACATCTTAAATATATACCACGAAATTCATTTAGATTCTGCAGGATTAAATGAACAGGTTTTTGAAAAGGCATTAACCGGGTTTTATAATATGAAATATTCTGGTTTATTACATGCTAAACCTATTTTAACAATTGCCGATTTCGATCAGGAAAGTACAAAAAAACGTCTGTACATAATCGATTTAGCCTGTAAAAAGCTAATCTTAAACACCTGGGTAGCGCACGGACAAAATAGTGGTGGCGATAAACCTTCATCTTTCTCGAATAACATCAACTCAAACCAGAGCAGTTTGGGCTTCTATTTAACCGGCGAAATTTATAATGGTAAACATGGTCGTTCGCTCAAGTTGGATGGAATGGATCAAGGTTTTAACAGCAATGCCAGAGAAAGATCAATTGTGGTTCATGGCGCAAGTTATGTAAGCCAGAAAAGTATAGATGAATTGGGTAGACTGGGCAGAAGCCAGGGTTGCCCCGCTGTTCCCGCTAAACTGGCAGATCATGTGATTAATACTATCTCAGACCGAACAGTACTTTTCATCAATAATTCAGAGCAGTTATATTATTCTTCCTTTTTAAACGAAACCCTTGCATCCAGCGTAGCTTTAAACCAATCACAGTTTTTTGCATCACAAATGGATTAA
- a CDS encoding SDR family oxidoreductase, with product MKILLTGANGYIGTRLLPLLLEEKHEIICMVRDKRRFISESELSDQVKIITGDLLEAETLNEIPEDIDAAYYLVHSMSSSQTGFSDMEKASSENFAEAVKKTNCKQIIYLTGIANDEHLSKHLGSRLAVEEELKSSGKACTILRAAIIIGSGSASFEIIRDLTEKIPFMITPKWVETRCQPIGIRDVLAYLIGVLHNDKAYDQTFDIGGPDILTYREMLLGYAKERDLKRWIVTVPVLTPRLSSLWLNMITPVPYSLARSLVDSMKNEVICKDNSIQKVVPRDCLSYAASLHLAFEKIDQNSIVSSWKDALNRGYLDSNFMDQIKVPQNGTLQYKVKMPFERKAEEVFDNIWSIGGSRGWYFMDWLWHLRGFLDKMFGGVGTRRGRTSNTDLQAGDVLDFWRVLLADKKSKRLLLYAEMKVPGEAWLELKLVEFHGKAFLSQIATFRPKGLWGRVYWYAMWPFHIILFKGMARQITTYRPDN from the coding sequence ATGAAAATTTTATTAACTGGTGCAAATGGCTATATCGGAACAAGATTGCTTCCACTTCTTCTGGAAGAAAAGCATGAAATTATTTGTATGGTCAGGGATAAGCGTCGGTTCATTTCCGAATCTGAATTAAGCGATCAGGTAAAGATTATTACAGGTGATTTGTTAGAAGCTGAAACCTTAAACGAGATTCCTGAAGATATCGATGCCGCTTATTACCTGGTGCATTCCATGTCATCCAGCCAGACCGGATTTTCGGATATGGAAAAGGCCTCATCCGAAAATTTTGCAGAAGCGGTTAAAAAGACAAATTGTAAGCAGATCATCTATTTAACGGGCATAGCCAACGATGAACATTTATCCAAACATTTAGGATCGAGGTTAGCAGTGGAGGAAGAACTTAAATCATCGGGAAAAGCCTGCACCATATTAAGGGCAGCCATTATTATTGGCTCTGGAAGTGCTTCATTTGAAATTATACGTGATTTAACCGAGAAAATCCCTTTTATGATCACCCCAAAATGGGTCGAAACACGCTGTCAGCCAATTGGCATACGCGATGTTTTAGCTTATCTGATCGGTGTACTGCATAATGATAAAGCTTATGATCAAACTTTCGATATCGGTGGACCTGATATATTAACCTATAGAGAAATGCTTCTAGGTTACGCAAAAGAACGGGATTTGAAGAGGTGGATTGTTACCGTACCTGTACTCACGCCACGGTTGTCTTCTTTATGGCTAAACATGATTACACCTGTACCATATTCGCTTGCAAGGAGTTTGGTGGATAGCATGAAAAATGAAGTGATATGTAAGGATAACAGTATTCAGAAAGTGGTACCCCGGGATTGTTTAAGTTATGCAGCATCATTACATCTTGCCTTCGAAAAGATTGACCAGAATTCTATTGTTTCGAGCTGGAAAGATGCTTTGAATCGAGGTTATCTCGATTCGAATTTTATGGACCAGATTAAGGTACCACAAAACGGCACCTTGCAATATAAAGTTAAAATGCCTTTTGAACGCAAAGCGGAAGAAGTTTTTGATAATATCTGGAGCATTGGGGGTAGTAGAGGTTGGTATTTTATGGATTGGCTTTGGCATTTGCGTGGCTTTTTAGATAAAATGTTTGGTGGGGTAGGTACCAGAAGAGGCAGGACCAGCAATACTGACTTACAGGCAGGAGATGTGCTCGATTTCTGGCGTGTACTGCTTGCCGATAAAAAGAGTAAAAGATTGTTATTATATGCCGAAATGAAAGTGCCCGGCGAAGCATGGCTCGAATTGAAGCTGGTGGAGTTTCATGGAAAAGCTTTTTTATCGCAAATCGCTACTTTCAGACCAAAAGGTTTATGGGGCAGAGTATATTGGTATGCCATGTGGCCATTCCATATTATTTTATTTAAGGGAATGGCACGGCAGATTACCACTTACAGGCCCGATAATTAA
- a CDS encoding DUF3857 domain-containing protein, which produces MRFLFTVFFLLLISAVGFAQDNYDVDLIPANLRNRANACIRNEETTIDMRSPDNVMLNVKKAITVFNQNGEDEARLVLYYDKNISIKSIKGEVYNSVGKLTNKFSQNDFADMSAADGFSLFVDSRVKHYLPSINQYPYTLVYNYEIRNKQNLIIPDWSPKPADDVSVEKSTYTFICKPTDQVRIKTQNYSATPEILTDDKQKKTIWKVNNILAVRTEPYSPARETYATNIQIAPQAFYYYNHKGSYTNWKELGKWIYEDLLAERKALPPATVEMVKDLVKNERTDKDKARKIYQYLQDKTRYISVQIGIGGFQPIAAGEVDRLGYGDCKALVNYMQSLLSAADIESHYCVVEAGSEKKSMDPKYASMVQGNHIILCMPLKGDTTWLECTSQKIPFGFLSDFTDDRLVLACTADGGKLLRTPKLTTAENLQTRKAELTVQPDGSISGKMSTVYAGSQYENQESMIGKPVTEQHKLLKETYNIDNIDFETVSFAQKKDINPKLIEDLKINIRNYAPVNGNKMFLQPNAFNIKRSIPEIKNRTLPVYINRGYTDEDTIVYTLPDNVDTKLIIGQDKTFKSDFGQYVCKISIEGNKLTYHRKFVLNDGTFPAEQYSAFSKFINDVNSADYLKLALSLKK; this is translated from the coding sequence ATGAGATTCTTATTTACCGTATTTTTCTTGCTTTTAATTTCTGCTGTTGGCTTTGCGCAAGACAACTATGATGTCGATTTAATTCCCGCTAACCTGCGCAACCGGGCCAATGCCTGCATCAGAAATGAAGAAACAACCATTGATATGCGCTCGCCTGATAATGTAATGCTCAATGTAAAAAAAGCCATTACGGTATTTAACCAAAATGGAGAGGATGAAGCCCGGCTGGTACTCTATTACGATAAAAACATTTCGATCAAAAGCATAAAGGGAGAAGTTTACAATAGCGTTGGTAAACTTACTAACAAGTTTTCTCAGAACGATTTTGCTGATATGAGCGCTGCCGACGGATTCTCTTTATTTGTTGATAGCCGCGTAAAACACTATCTGCCATCAATAAACCAATATCCTTACACCCTGGTTTACAATTATGAAATTAGAAATAAGCAAAACCTGATTATTCCAGATTGGAGTCCAAAACCAGCAGATGATGTTTCTGTAGAGAAAAGTACCTATACCTTTATTTGTAAGCCAACAGATCAGGTAAGAATAAAAACACAGAATTATAGTGCAACACCAGAAATACTAACTGATGATAAGCAGAAAAAAACAATTTGGAAAGTAAATAATATCCTGGCCGTTAGAACTGAACCCTATAGTCCGGCTCGCGAAACTTATGCCACCAATATCCAGATTGCGCCGCAAGCATTTTATTATTACAACCATAAAGGCAGTTATACCAACTGGAAAGAGCTGGGTAAATGGATTTATGAAGATTTATTAGCAGAACGCAAAGCCTTGCCACCTGCAACCGTTGAAATGGTAAAAGATCTGGTAAAAAACGAAAGAACGGACAAAGATAAAGCGCGTAAAATCTATCAGTATTTACAAGACAAAACAAGATACATCAGCGTACAAATTGGTATTGGGGGTTTTCAGCCCATTGCGGCCGGCGAGGTAGACCGCCTAGGTTATGGCGATTGTAAAGCTTTGGTAAACTACATGCAAAGCCTGTTGAGTGCAGCCGATATAGAATCGCATTACTGTGTGGTAGAAGCTGGTTCTGAAAAAAAGAGTATGGATCCGAAATACGCCAGTATGGTGCAGGGTAATCACATTATTCTTTGTATGCCTTTAAAAGGCGATACCACCTGGCTGGAATGTACCAGCCAAAAAATTCCGTTTGGTTTTTTAAGCGATTTTACTGATGATAGACTGGTACTGGCCTGTACTGCCGATGGCGGAAAACTATTGCGTACGCCAAAACTAACAACAGCTGAGAACTTGCAGACACGTAAAGCCGAGTTAACTGTTCAACCAGATGGAAGTATTTCAGGCAAAATGAGTACCGTTTATGCCGGCTCCCAGTACGAAAATCAGGAATCAATGATTGGTAAACCTGTAACCGAACAACATAAGTTATTAAAAGAAACTTACAACATTGATAATATCGATTTTGAAACAGTTTCTTTCGCTCAGAAAAAAGATATTAACCCTAAATTAATAGAAGATCTAAAAATCAATATCAGAAATTATGCACCAGTAAATGGGAATAAGATGTTTTTACAGCCCAATGCTTTTAACATAAAACGATCAATCCCAGAAATAAAGAACAGAACGCTACCCGTTTACATTAACCGGGGTTATACTGATGAAGATACGATTGTATACACCCTGCCTGATAATGTAGACACCAAATTAATTATAGGACAGGATAAAACGTTTAAAAGCGATTTTGGGCAATATGTGTGTAAAATATCTATAGAAGGCAACAAATTAACCTATCACCGAAAATTTGTTTTAAATGATGGAACATTCCCGGCGGAACAGTACTCAGCATTTTCGAAATTTATAAATGATGTAAATTCGGCTGATTATTTAAAACTTGCCCTTAGCTTAAAGAAATAG